The Anaerolineae bacterium DNA window GGATCTCATCCCGGAACAAATTGGTCACCGAGACCTCGGCCGTCGGGATAAGCCACAGGTCATCCTCGGCGTCAAAGTACAGGTTCTCGGCGAACTTGGGGAGCTGGCCGGTGCCGATCAGGCATTCCCGACGCACCAGGTACGGCGCCAGCACCTCGGTGTAGCCGTGCTTCTGCACGTGCAGGTCAATCATCCAGGCCACCAGGGCGCGGTGCAGGCGTGCGCCGGCGCCCTTGAGCACGTAGAAGCGGGTGCCGGATATCTTCACCGCCCGCTCAAAGTCGATGATGTCGAGCGTCACGCCCAGCTCCCAATGTGGGAGCGGCTCAAAGTCGAACTGGCGGAAGGTTCCTTCCTGCCGCACGACGACGTTCTCGCTCTCGTCCTTGCCCTCCGGCACGGAAGGGTGGGGCATATTGGGGACTTCCAGGAGGAGCTGTTCCAGGCGGGCTTCTACCTGCCGCAGTTCCTCTTCGAGGGCATCGATCCGGTCACCGACCTGGCGCATCTCGGCGATGAGGGCCTGCCGGCCGGCCTCGTCGCGCATCTTGCCGATCTCTTTGGAAACGGCGTTGCGGCGAGCGCGCAGGTTTTCGACTTCCTGCAGGAGCTGGCGCCGGCGGGCATCCAGCTCCAGGATCTCGTCAATGGGGGCATCCAGGTGCAGTTTGCGGAGCCCCTCCCGCACTTCGTCCGTGTGTTCCCGGATGTAATTGAGGTCCAGCATGTACGAATCTCCCTTCCGGGCCGGCCGCTCATATAAAACGGGCTTGCACCCCTTTCGCTGATGAAAGGTGGAGAAGCCCGCCGCGGCTGTGCCGCCCAACCCTCAGCTCATCATTACCGCGAATTATAGCATGTCGGTGGGAAAGTGTCAACGCGAAGAAGCGCTTGCGCCGGCAGGTCATCACCAGGTGACAGACATCTCGGAGATGCCAGTCACCCTCTTCGATGCGACGGCGCGGTTGAAATGCACGGCCAAATCGGGTATAATGAAGGCGGCGCAGAAGATGATGGAGCGGAACGAATCCAGGAGCGTAAATATGTCCACCATTTCGTTCGGCGAGCGGCTGGTGTTTCTGGTACAGGAGATGGGCCTTTCGGAACAAGAGGTCCTGAGCATGGCGCTGGACGCCGGCGTGCAGGAGCTGTTCCGCCAGAAGGTTTCCGAGAAGTACATGGCCGGCGCCATCTCGCGCCAGCAGGCCGAGGAATGGCTCGGCCCTCGCGAGGTGGCACGCCTGGACTGCCTTATGCGCCAGTGCGCCTGCCAGGATGCAGAGGATTTCCTGGACCTGGTGTGCGGCCTGTCGTGAGAGACACTGCGCATAAAAAGCCCCTGGCCGAACGGCCAGGGGCTGACTCGCTCGATAGAGGTTTATGATTTCGACTGCGCGCAGGTGGCGCAGAAGCGGGTCGTGGGCAGGAGGTCCAGGCGCTCCCACTCGATTTTGCCCCCGCATTTTTCACAGATCCCATACCGCCCTTCATCCAGCCGGCGCAGGGCGTCCTCGATCTCCTCGAGTTTGTCCTGTGCCTGCTGGCGCAGTGCCAGGTTGAACTCCCACTGGTAGACGGCTGGGTCGCCGGCGCCCAGGCTGTAATCCGGCTTCACCTCCAGCCGGCGATCCAGCTCCGCAATCTCTTCCAAGACCTGCTGACGCTCTGTCTCGAGACGCTCACGCATGGCCTGTAGATCCAGCATGACTCATTCACTCCTGACAACTGGCGCACGTGACGCGGACGGGCGCTAACGGAAAGCCGATAAGCTCACCGCGTTATTAGGCGAGGGGCTGGTCGGTCAGGGGTGTCTCATCGGATGTGGGTTCGTCCGCCTCAACCACCGGATCAGCGGAAGCCGGCGCCTCGACTCCGTGAAAAGAAGCGGCCCACTGGCTCCATTCCTCTTCCGAGACTTGGCGGAGGCTCAGCCCGATGCGCCGGCGCTCCGGCTCCACCCGGATCACCCGCAGGAGCAGTAGGTCGCCTTCTTTCACCAGGTCGCGCGGGCGCTGGGGCTCGATATCCGCCAACTCCGAGCGGTGGATCAACCCTTCGACGCCCTCTTCCAACTTGACGAACACGCCGAAATCAGCGACCCGGGTAACGACCCCTTCCACGAGCTGGTCAACGTGATACTTTTCGGGAACCTGGGACCACGGTTCGGGGATCAGCCGCTTCAGGCTCAGCCCGATGCGGCCGCTGGCGCGGTCCACGTTCAGGACGTACACATCGATCTCGTCACCCACTTTGAGCACATCGCGCGGATGCTCCACCCGCTCCCAGGAAAGTTCAGAGACATGGATCAGCCCGTCAACGCCGCCGAGGTCAACGAAGGCGCCGAAGTCGCGCAGACTGCTGACGATGCCGTGCCGCACCTCGCCCTCCTGGATCTCTTCCAGCAGGCGCTGGCGCTGGCGCTCTTTCCATTCGAACCAGGCGGCGCGGTGGGAGAAGATGAGGCGCCGGCGCCGGCGGTCCACTTCCACGACCTTGAGCGGCAGGGTCTCGCCGACAAGTTTGGCCAGGCGAGCCGTGCGAGCATCGCCGGTCAGACGACGCGGGAACCCGACGATCTGAGAGGCCGGCAGGAAACCGCGGATGCGGCCGAACGGCACCACCAAGCCGCCTTGGTTGTAGCCGGTGACCTTCCCTTCCCACAGCTCCTCTTTTTCCATCATCTGCTGGGCCCGCAGCCAGTCCGTTTCCGCCTG harbors:
- the serS gene encoding serine--tRNA ligase, whose amino-acid sequence is MLDLNYIREHTDEVREGLRKLHLDAPIDEILELDARRRQLLQEVENLRARRNAVSKEIGKMRDEAGRQALIAEMRQVGDRIDALEEELRQVEARLEQLLLEVPNMPHPSVPEGKDESENVVVRQEGTFRQFDFEPLPHWELGVTLDIIDFERAVKISGTRFYVLKGAGARLHRALVAWMIDLHVQKHGYTEVLAPYLVRRECLIGTGQLPKFAENLYFDAEDDLWLIPTAEVSVTNLFRDEILPAEALPINLVSYSACFRREKMSAGRDVRGIKRVHQFDKVEMVKIVEPETSEEELFKLIDNAEDVCRGLGIPHRVVQMCTGDLSFTASIKYDIEMWAPGSQEWLEVSSCSLFGDFQARRANIRYRPAPGKKPRYVHTLNGSGLALPRVMIAVMENYQQADGSIVIPEVLRPYMGGQEVIR
- a CDS encoding TraR/DksA C4-type zinc finger protein, producing the protein MLDLQAMRERLETERQQVLEEIAELDRRLEVKPDYSLGAGDPAVYQWEFNLALRQQAQDKLEEIEDALRRLDEGRYGICEKCGGKIEWERLDLLPTTRFCATCAQSKS
- a CDS encoding S1 RNA-binding domain-containing protein, which encodes MISSVAEAVDPSLDLDPAAIPPLKRPGLEEPEEEDFSTMEELLQQEEYGMVQPRRGDVLIGRVISVASEGLLVDVGLKREGIVPAADLNRLDAKTRSNIKVGDEIPVYVLRSSDQDGNLILSVHRAQAETDWLRAQQMMEKEELWEGKVTGYNQGGLVVPFGRIRGFLPASQIVGFPRRLTGDARTARLAKLVGETLPLKVVEVDRRRRRLIFSHRAAWFEWKERQRQRLLEEIQEGEVRHGIVSSLRDFGAFVDLGGVDGLIHVSELSWERVEHPRDVLKVGDEIDVYVLNVDRASGRIGLSLKRLIPEPWSQVPEKYHVDQLVEGVVTRVADFGVFVKLEEGVEGLIHRSELADIEPQRPRDLVKEGDLLLLRVIRVEPERRRIGLSLRQVSEEEWSQWAASFHGVEAPASADPVVEADEPTSDETPLTDQPLA